One part of the Rutidosis leptorrhynchoides isolate AG116_Rl617_1_P2 chromosome 1, CSIRO_AGI_Rlap_v1, whole genome shotgun sequence genome encodes these proteins:
- the LOC139875852 gene encoding RNA demethylase ALKBH10B-like — protein sequence MAPLTMPNSLAKDAIISWFRGEFAAANAIIDALCGHLSQSENGKCEYESVFGAIHQRRMNWIPILQMQKYYSIADVTLELQKVVDQKMRLVDAKKIEEIVVSLPENENYSENLIQDVDAEVVDVDDSPNSEITDSGSQEVQLSAENNETCSNEEIDWETRRAQIKLTKGFVAKESVKGHMVNVVRGLKLYEDILNDTELVTLTDYVNELRIAGQNGELSDETFIKYNQQSKAIKREVIQFGVPIFGQIKDDASTKSQDGYIEPIPAPLEDVIEHLIQYHLISENRRPNSCIISFFDEGEFSQPFLKPPHLEQPISTLLLSESTMAFGRTLVCNDGNYKGPLMLSLNKGSLLVMRGNSADMARHVMCQSPTKRISITFFKVKIETSENNSSPMTQAMTVWQPNHVPVLKGTDTTSVGPKWGMLRAPQLLMLAPVQPMAMSPRRLPRGGTGGTGVFLPWVGGSRKTVKHLPPRAQRGRLLVAETQRVKPTSDLGISVS from the exons ATGGCACCTTTAACGATGCCAAATTCGCTCGCGAAAGACGCTATTATCTCGTGGTTTCGAGGCGAATTTGCCGCAGCCAACGCGATAATTGACGCCTTGTGTGGTCACCTTTCGCAATCAGAAAACGGAAAATGCGAATACGAGTCGGTCTTCGGTGCAATACATCAACGTAGAATGAATTGGATCCCAATTCTTCAGAtgcaaaaatattattccattgcTGACGTCACTCTTGAGCTTCAAAAGGTGGTTGATCAGAAGATGAGATTAGTAGACGCGAAAAAAATCGAGGAAATTGTCGTTTCATTGCCTGAAAATGAGAATTACAGCGAGAATTTGATTCAAGATGTTGATGCGGAGGTGGTTGACGTTGACGATTCACCGAACAGTGAGATCACTGATTCAG GATCTCAAGAAGTTCAATTGTCAGCCGAAAACAACGAGACATGTTCAAACGAAGAGATAGATTGGGAAACTCGGCGTGCTCAAATCAAGTTGACAAAAGGGTTCGTAGCCAAGGAGTCTGTAAAAGGACATATG GTGAATGTTGTAAGAGGTTTGAAACTTTATGAAGACATACTTAATGATACCGAGCTTGTTACATTAACTGATTATGTGAACGAACTACGAATAGCTGGCCAGAATGGTGAACTCTCAG ATGAGACGTTTATCAAGTACAACCAGCAGTCGAAAGCGATTAAGAGAGAAGTTATTCAGTTTGGAGTTCCTATATTTGGACAAATAAAAGATGATGCTTCAACTAAATCCCAAGATG GCTATATAGAGCCAATTCCTGCTCCTCTTGAAGATGTAATTGAGCATCTGATTCAGTATCATTTGATTTCTGAAAACAGACGACCAAACAGCTGCATCATAAGCTTCTTCGATGAG GGGGAATTTTCACAGCCTTTCTTGAAACCGCCTCATCTCGAACAACCGATCTCGACTCTGCTTCTCTCTGAATCAACAATGGCTTTTGGGCGTACTTTAGTTTGTAACGATGGAAACTACAAAGGACCCCTCATGCTTTCTCTAAATAAAGG ATCACTTTTAGTAATGAGGGGAAACAGCGCTGACATGGCACGCCACGTCATGTGTCAATCACCAACTAAAAGAATCAGCATCACATTTTTTAAAGTCAAGATAGAAACATCTGAAAACAACTCGTCTCCAATGACACAAGCCATGACTGTTTGGCAACCGAACCATGTTCCGGTCCTTAAAGGCACTGATACAACAAGTGTGGGTCCCAAATGGGGCATGCTTCGAGCACCCCAACTACTTATGTTAGCCCCTGTTCAACCAATGGCAATGAGCCCAAGAAGGTTACCTCGTGGGGGCACTGGGGGCACCGGTGTTTTCTTGCCATGGGTGGGTgggtcaagaaaaacggtaaagcaTTTACCGCCTCGAGCCCAACGAGGACGTCTTCTTGTAGCCGAAACACAGAGAGTCAAACCCACTTCAGATTTGGGCATCAGTGTTTCTTGA